A genomic segment from Paraburkholderia hayleyella encodes:
- a CDS encoding TMEM175 family protein, translating into MGKGRIEAFSDGVIAIIITIMVLELRVPEGASLAALRPLLPVFCAYVLSFIYVGIYWSNHHPMFHAVQKVNGAILWANLHLLFWLSLLPAVTHWIGESPLSAWPGAMYGMVLFMAAIAYFILTHVLMRHHGADSTLARAMGRDVKGKMSVGLYLAGVALAFVAPWVSALLYTLTAAMWLIPDRRIERVLSAES; encoded by the coding sequence ATGGGCAAAGGACGTATCGAAGCGTTTAGCGATGGCGTAATCGCCATCATCATCACGATCATGGTGCTTGAGTTGCGAGTCCCGGAAGGCGCGAGTCTGGCCGCCTTGCGCCCGCTTTTGCCGGTTTTTTGCGCATATGTGCTGAGTTTCATCTACGTCGGCATTTACTGGAGCAACCATCACCCTATGTTCCATGCCGTGCAGAAGGTGAATGGCGCCATTTTATGGGCCAACCTGCATTTGCTTTTCTGGCTCTCGCTGTTGCCCGCGGTGACGCACTGGATTGGGGAAAGCCCCTTGTCGGCATGGCCTGGTGCGATGTATGGCATGGTGCTTTTTATGGCTGCCATAGCCTATTTCATTCTGACGCACGTCCTGATGCGCCATCACGGCGCTGACTCAACCCTTGCCCGGGCCATGGGGCGGGACGTGAAAGGCAAGATGTCGGTCGGTCTCTATCTCGCGGGCGTTGCGCTGGCGTTTGTCGCGCCATGGGTTTCGGCACTGCTCTATACGCTGACCGCGGCGATGTGGCTCATACCGGACCGGAGGATTGAGCGCGTGCTGAGCGCTGAATCATGA
- the cueR gene encoding Cu(I)-responsive transcriptional regulator, whose translation MNIGEAARLSGVTAKMIRYYESVGLLAAKARTSSGYRIYGKAEVEALCFIRRARRLGFLVDDIRQLLMLWRDGSRSSAEVKRIALEQIADLDLRIAELTVMRDNLVQLARQCHGDEGAECSIIDGLADRAGLPGGAHHGARSSE comes from the coding sequence ATGAATATCGGAGAAGCGGCGCGCCTGTCGGGCGTCACGGCGAAGATGATTCGCTATTACGAAAGCGTTGGCCTGCTTGCCGCAAAGGCACGGACGTCGTCGGGGTACCGGATTTATGGCAAAGCGGAAGTGGAGGCCTTGTGTTTTATCCGGCGCGCGAGGCGGCTTGGGTTTCTGGTCGACGATATTCGCCAGTTGCTGATGCTTTGGCGGGATGGTTCGAGGTCCAGTGCGGAGGTCAAGCGGATCGCGCTTGAACAAATTGCCGACCTCGATCTGCGCATTGCCGAGCTGACGGTGATGCGCGATAACCTGGTGCAACTGGCGCGACAGTGTCATGGCGATGAGGGGGCGGAGTGTTCGATCATCGATGGCCTGGCGGATCGGGCCGGGTTGCCAGGCGGCGCCCATCATGGCGCCCGGTCCAGCGAATAA
- a CDS encoding dTDP-4-dehydrorhamnose reductase family protein codes for MIRKTTSRFKVAVIGASGLLGRAVTAELGRQRSWQTIATCLRRAAPGHITLDIRDAAALTQFVEHEAPDALVILAAERRPDVCEHNPALASALNVEAVRTLATAARRTGTWVLSISTDYVFDGTNPPYRCTDLPAPLNAYGRSKLQGEQALTETTPLGCVLRLPLLYGPIDDWQESAVTSLVPPLIAAAATRASAQPQAAAMDAWAIRYPTFTPDVAVVIRQLLECHANGTPVCGMTQWSGNEAMSKYDMAVRLADALQLDAPITAVPMPLDATPRPRNCHLDSSRLENLEIGCRTPFDTAIRQVLSAHLAQRPAGMTLDATGQ; via the coding sequence ATGATTCGAAAGACCACATCCCGCTTCAAGGTCGCCGTGATTGGCGCGTCGGGCCTGCTGGGACGCGCCGTGACGGCTGAACTGGGGCGACAGCGCAGCTGGCAAACCATTGCGACCTGCTTGCGCCGGGCCGCGCCCGGTCACATCACACTCGACATCCGCGATGCGGCAGCACTCACCCAGTTCGTCGAACACGAAGCCCCCGATGCCCTGGTCATTCTGGCCGCGGAACGCCGCCCCGACGTATGCGAGCACAACCCCGCACTCGCCTCGGCGCTCAACGTTGAAGCCGTGCGCACCCTCGCCACAGCCGCGCGGCGAACAGGCACCTGGGTGCTCTCTATTTCGACGGATTACGTCTTCGATGGCACGAACCCGCCGTATCGCTGCACGGACTTGCCCGCCCCTCTCAATGCCTACGGCCGCAGCAAGCTCCAGGGTGAACAGGCATTGACGGAAACCACGCCACTCGGATGCGTGCTCCGGCTCCCCCTGCTTTATGGGCCGATCGACGACTGGCAGGAATCCGCCGTCACCAGCCTCGTGCCTCCGCTGATAGCGGCCGCGGCAACCCGCGCGAGCGCGCAACCGCAAGCCGCCGCCATGGATGCATGGGCCATCCGGTATCCCACTTTTACGCCGGATGTCGCCGTCGTCATCCGGCAACTGCTCGAATGCCATGCCAACGGCACGCCGGTTTGCGGCATGACGCAATGGTCGGGCAATGAAGCGATGAGCAAATACGATATGGCCGTGCGGCTGGCCGATGCGTTACAGCTCGATGCACCGATTACCGCCGTGCCCATGCCGCTTGACGCGACACCCCGGCCACGCAATTGCCATCTTGATTCAAGCCGTCTGGAAAACCTGGAAATAGGATGCCGAACACCGTTCGACACGGCAATCCGGCAAGTACTCAGCGCGCATCTGGCCCAGCGTCCAGCGGGAATGACGCTTGACGCCACGGGCCAATAA
- a CDS encoding heavy-metal-associated domain-containing protein, giving the protein MNLAFKVEGMSCQHCVAAVTRAVQALDATARVEIDLAAGRVAIESAQPAATLQHAIEEAGYTVTAAPRNP; this is encoded by the coding sequence ATGAACCTCGCATTCAAAGTGGAAGGCATGAGCTGCCAGCATTGCGTTGCGGCCGTCACGCGTGCCGTGCAGGCCCTGGACGCCACGGCACGCGTCGAGATCGATCTGGCTGCCGGACGGGTCGCCATCGAATCAGCCCAACCCGCTGCAACACTTCAGCACGCCATCGAGGAAGCCGGTTATACCGTCACGGCCGCACCGCGCAATCCATGA
- the proP gene encoding glycine betaine/L-proline transporter ProP yields MTAFGNGLWRQHKQDNNLSSSDITVVDHSLLKRSVSAMALGNAMEWFDFGVYSYIAVTLGKVFFPASSPSAQLLATFGTFAAAFVVRPIGGMVFGPLGDRIGRQRVLAMTMIMMALGTFAIGLIPSYTSIGILAPVLLLVARLVQGFSTGGEYGGAATFIAEFSTDRRRGFMGSFLEFGTLIGYVLGAGTVTLLTALLSQEALLSWGWRIPFLIAGPLGLVGLYIRMKLEETPAFKKQAEAREAEDKARPQPSFIQLLVQQWKPLLICIGLVLIFNVTDYMALSYLPSYLSATLHFNETHGLFLVLLVMLLMMPMTLLAGRLSDTVGRKPVMLVGCIGLFILSIPALLLIRTGTMLPVFCGLLIIGVLLSCFTGVMPSALPALFPTRIRYGALAIGFNISVSLFGGTTPLITAWLVDFSGNLMMPAYYLMGASLIGAVAVLALTETARQPLLGSAPSVATQAEAHAILREDAANLEADEVCYAPEAVARA; encoded by the coding sequence ATGACCGCTTTCGGCAACGGCTTGTGGCGCCAGCACAAGCAAGACAACAACCTTTCTTCCAGCGACATCACCGTCGTCGATCACAGCCTGCTCAAACGCTCGGTGAGCGCGATGGCGCTGGGCAATGCGATGGAATGGTTCGATTTCGGCGTGTATAGCTACATTGCGGTGACGCTCGGCAAAGTGTTCTTTCCCGCCAGCAGCCCCTCGGCTCAACTGCTAGCCACCTTCGGCACCTTTGCTGCGGCGTTTGTCGTGCGTCCCATCGGCGGCATGGTTTTTGGCCCGCTGGGCGACCGGATCGGCCGCCAGCGCGTGCTCGCCATGACCATGATCATGATGGCACTGGGCACGTTCGCCATTGGCCTGATCCCGAGCTACACCTCGATCGGCATTCTCGCGCCGGTTTTGCTGCTCGTGGCGCGGCTCGTGCAAGGCTTTTCGACCGGTGGCGAATATGGCGGCGCGGCCACCTTCATCGCTGAATTCTCGACCGACCGGCGGCGGGGTTTCATGGGCAGCTTTCTTGAGTTCGGCACGCTGATTGGCTATGTGCTGGGCGCAGGCACCGTCACCCTGCTCACTGCGCTGCTCTCGCAGGAAGCCCTGCTGTCATGGGGCTGGCGTATACCGTTCCTGATCGCGGGCCCGCTAGGGCTGGTCGGGCTATATATCCGCATGAAGCTCGAAGAAACGCCCGCCTTCAAAAAACAGGCTGAGGCGCGCGAAGCCGAAGACAAGGCCCGGCCCCAGCCCTCGTTTATCCAGTTGCTCGTCCAGCAATGGAAACCGCTTCTCATCTGCATCGGCCTCGTGCTGATTTTCAATGTGACTGATTACATGGCGCTGTCGTATCTGCCCAGCTATCTGTCGGCCACGCTGCATTTCAACGAAACCCACGGCCTCTTTCTGGTGTTGCTGGTCATGCTGCTCATGATGCCCATGACCCTGCTGGCAGGACGGCTCTCGGATACGGTTGGACGCAAGCCCGTCATGCTCGTGGGCTGCATCGGTCTTTTTATCCTGTCGATCCCCGCACTCCTGCTGATCCGCACAGGCACGATGCTTCCGGTGTTCTGCGGCTTGCTGATCATCGGCGTGCTGCTCTCGTGCTTTACCGGTGTGATGCCTTCCGCGCTGCCCGCCCTGTTCCCGACGCGCATCCGTTACGGTGCGCTGGCGATTGGCTTCAATATTTCGGTATCGCTGTTCGGCGGCACGACCCCTCTCATCACGGCGTGGCTCGTGGATTTCAGCGGCAACCTGATGATGCCCGCGTATTACCTGATGGGCGCTTCGCTGATCGGGGCCGTGGCGGTGCTGGCCTTGACCGAAACCGCTCGCCAGCCCTTGCTGGGCTCGGCCCCCTCGGTCGCCACGCAGGCTGAAGCGCATGCCATTTTGCGCGAGGACGCGGCAAACCTCGAGGCCGATGAGGTGTGTTATGCCCCGGAGGCCGTGGCGCGGGCTTAA
- the cas9 gene encoding type II CRISPR RNA-guided endonuclease Cas9 (Cas9, originally named Csn1, is the large, multifunctional signature protein of type II CRISPR/Cas systems. It is well known even to general audiences because its RNA-guided endonuclease activity has made it a popular tool for custom editing of eukaryotic genomes.), whose protein sequence is MQLKNLPYTLGLDIGMASVGAALLLPDAQRIIAMHVRTFDRAEVAKTGESLNSIRRESRLTRRRLRRHAHRLVRLARLMRRRGIIDSIVPKEFIDPLVSPWTLRAEGLERKLEPGEWATALYHLVKHRGFQSNRKSEARIDEKAGQMLAGVGHIQSLLKAQNYRTVGELIAHDQYFKEAKRNKGGSYSHTVARSDIEAELNTLFECQRELGQRYADANFQNEVRTLLLARRPTLSGEKLLQMVGRCTFEKDEFRSPKASYRAERFVWLGKLNNLKIINGGDARPLTDDERRKIIELPFILSKLTFQQVRNVLDLKRTQRFNMVSYRVNPDAAEKNHEDSVFFEAKYFKELCGAYRKAGLDKEWQRDSINPDRLDTLAYALTCYKNDAESRDWMMEQGIEPGIIEAVLVESFDQFIHLSQKALKKIIPFMEQGQRYDEAAAAAGYHPSQLNRDAIKTKWLPPPDSGLIRNPVVYRALNQARKLVNAVVRQYGPPAAVHIELARDLSKSYDERKKIEREQKEFQMEKEKSVSDFEERFGFRPKALDREKWRLFREQLDQCPYCQKALDINQLFSVGYAQVDHVLPYSRSLDDGMNNKVVVHIACNQNKGNRTPYEFLDGENDSERWRYFKAWVEGNKALRQGKRNSLLRIHFGAEQAEEFRARHLNDTRYICREFKRLVETYLEWHPDVKGSERCVVVSGRLTSLLRARWGLIKIRKNGDLHHAMDAAVIAATGRNLIKRMANYARRRELESVTERYTDPETGEILSKLTTVIPESRFPEPWPHFRKELQAWLTPDPASQLIDVPGYDDALREAIRPVRVSRAPTRRGLGAAHQDTIRSIREGFVSAIKTPLKELGMKDLENIVGYGRDTGLINTIRARLEAFGGDGKKAFDEKQPPLCKPSANPENAPIIRSVKLITTQKSGVLVRGGIANNGAMLRVDIFSKDSRFYSVPLYVSDIVKKEMPNRAYTSGKNENDWVVMDDGYQFLFSLYPNDWVTVRLKDEVREGYYAGFDRATGTINIWLHDRNQLQAKQGLLRSNGIKTALSIEKCHVDFLGNLHRVRQEKREPLRVSKGQR, encoded by the coding sequence GTGCAATTAAAAAATCTACCGTATACATTGGGCCTGGATATTGGCATGGCTTCAGTGGGCGCTGCGCTTTTGCTGCCCGATGCCCAACGTATTATTGCGATGCATGTTCGAACTTTCGATCGGGCCGAGGTGGCTAAAACAGGAGAGTCGTTGAATAGCATTCGGCGTGAATCTCGTTTAACCCGCCGTAGGCTTCGGCGGCATGCCCATCGGCTGGTCAGGCTGGCGCGTTTGATGAGGCGGAGGGGAATCATTGATTCAATCGTGCCGAAAGAATTTATCGATCCTCTGGTTTCGCCGTGGACGTTACGGGCTGAGGGTCTTGAACGGAAACTCGAGCCGGGAGAGTGGGCAACGGCTCTTTACCATCTTGTTAAACATCGCGGCTTTCAGTCCAATCGAAAATCTGAAGCCAGGATAGACGAGAAAGCCGGACAAATGCTTGCTGGTGTTGGGCATATTCAGTCTCTTTTGAAGGCGCAAAACTACCGGACGGTAGGCGAGCTAATCGCACATGATCAATATTTCAAGGAGGCGAAACGCAATAAGGGTGGGAGTTATAGCCATACCGTTGCGCGCTCGGATATCGAAGCGGAATTAAACACTTTATTTGAGTGTCAGCGTGAACTGGGGCAGCGTTATGCCGATGCGAATTTCCAGAACGAAGTGCGCACTTTGCTGTTGGCGCGGCGTCCTACATTATCGGGGGAGAAACTATTGCAAATGGTTGGCCGTTGTACGTTCGAAAAAGACGAGTTCCGTAGCCCCAAAGCGAGCTATCGTGCAGAGCGTTTTGTCTGGTTGGGCAAGCTGAATAATCTGAAAATTATCAATGGTGGAGATGCGCGTCCCCTGACAGATGATGAGCGACGGAAAATCATTGAGTTGCCATTTATCCTGTCGAAATTAACTTTCCAGCAGGTACGAAATGTCCTGGATCTGAAGCGAACACAGCGGTTTAACATGGTGTCGTATCGCGTTAATCCTGACGCAGCGGAAAAAAATCATGAAGACAGTGTTTTTTTTGAAGCAAAATATTTTAAAGAACTATGTGGTGCATACAGGAAGGCTGGCCTGGATAAAGAGTGGCAACGGGACTCTATTAATCCAGACCGGCTCGATACGCTGGCTTATGCATTGACCTGTTATAAGAATGATGCCGAGAGCCGTGACTGGATGATGGAACAAGGTATCGAGCCCGGAATTATCGAGGCGGTGCTGGTCGAATCATTTGACCAGTTTATCCATTTGTCACAAAAGGCATTAAAAAAAATCATTCCTTTTATGGAGCAAGGTCAGCGTTATGATGAGGCGGCTGCGGCGGCAGGTTATCACCCTAGCCAGTTGAATAGGGATGCGATTAAAACGAAATGGCTCCCACCGCCTGACTCGGGGTTGATTCGTAATCCAGTAGTGTATCGCGCGCTGAATCAGGCACGGAAGCTGGTTAATGCGGTTGTGCGTCAATATGGGCCTCCGGCCGCCGTGCATATCGAATTGGCCAGGGATTTATCAAAATCTTATGATGAACGTAAAAAAATAGAGCGGGAGCAAAAAGAGTTTCAGATGGAAAAAGAAAAATCGGTTTCTGATTTTGAGGAACGCTTTGGTTTCAGGCCCAAAGCGCTAGACCGTGAAAAGTGGCGGCTTTTTCGGGAGCAACTGGATCAATGCCCCTATTGTCAGAAAGCGCTGGATATTAATCAGCTGTTTAGCGTGGGTTATGCGCAGGTGGATCACGTATTGCCGTACTCGCGCAGCCTGGATGATGGAATGAATAATAAGGTTGTTGTGCATATTGCCTGCAACCAGAACAAGGGGAACCGCACGCCTTATGAATTTCTTGATGGAGAAAATGATAGTGAGCGCTGGCGGTACTTTAAAGCATGGGTGGAAGGAAACAAGGCATTGCGCCAGGGCAAGAGAAATAGTCTGTTACGGATTCATTTTGGCGCGGAGCAAGCAGAAGAATTTCGGGCGCGCCATCTTAACGATACCCGTTATATTTGCCGGGAATTTAAACGGCTCGTTGAGACTTATCTGGAATGGCATCCCGACGTGAAAGGCTCAGAACGTTGCGTGGTGGTATCGGGCAGGCTCACCTCGCTGCTGCGAGCGCGCTGGGGATTAATCAAGATTCGGAAAAATGGTGATTTGCATCATGCGATGGATGCGGCTGTTATTGCTGCCACGGGACGTAATTTGATCAAGCGGATGGCCAACTATGCTCGTAGAAGGGAACTGGAGAGCGTCACTGAACGATATACCGATCCAGAAACAGGGGAAATTCTGAGCAAACTTACCACGGTCATTCCTGAGTCTCGTTTTCCTGAGCCATGGCCGCATTTTCGCAAGGAATTACAGGCCTGGCTGACGCCCGATCCGGCTAGCCAACTGATTGACGTACCGGGTTACGACGATGCGTTGCGCGAAGCCATCCGTCCGGTAAGGGTGTCACGCGCACCGACGCGACGGGGTTTGGGTGCGGCCCACCAGGACACGATTCGCTCGATACGGGAAGGATTTGTCTCGGCCATCAAGACACCGCTTAAAGAGCTGGGCATGAAGGATCTGGAAAATATCGTTGGGTATGGGCGTGATACAGGGTTAATCAATACAATTCGGGCGCGGCTTGAAGCATTTGGCGGAGATGGAAAAAAAGCATTTGATGAAAAACAGCCGCCTTTATGTAAGCCATCAGCTAATCCGGAGAATGCGCCGATTATCCGTAGCGTCAAATTAATCACAACACAAAAAAGTGGCGTACTGGTGCGTGGCGGTATTGCAAATAATGGTGCAATGCTTCGGGTAGATATTTTTTCTAAAGATAGCCGGTTTTATTCTGTGCCACTTTATGTGTCGGATATCGTGAAAAAAGAAATGCCGAATCGAGCTTATACTTCTGGAAAAAATGAGAATGATTGGGTGGTAATGGACGATGGTTATCAATTTTTATTTAGTTTGTATCCCAATGACTGGGTGACGGTTCGCCTTAAAGATGAGGTACGTGAAGGCTACTATGCCGGTTTTGACCGGGCAACCGGCACCATCAATATCTGGTTGCATGATCGTAATCAGTTACAGGCCAAACAGGGTCTGCTTAGAAGTAATGGGATTAAAACCGCACTGTCGATTGAGAAATGTCATGTGGATTTTCTGGGAAATCTGCATCGTGTGCGGCAGGAAAAACGTGAACCATTGCGTGTCTCTAAAGGGCAGAGGTAA
- a CDS encoding DUF3563 family protein, producing the protein MFAYFLENLSNWFERAERNRREAYLASSTDIVQLEQRIRSLETNGYSL; encoded by the coding sequence ATGTTTGCTTATTTTCTTGAAAACTTGAGTAACTGGTTTGAACGTGCTGAGCGCAACCGCCGCGAAGCCTATCTGGCGTCATCAACGGATATCGTTCAGCTTGAACAGCGTATCCGCTCTCTCGAAACGAACGGCTACTCGCTGTAA
- the cas2 gene encoding CRISPR-associated endonuclease Cas2, which translates to MSQITRRYMRLLVFFDLPVTTREKRRTYTIFRRFLIQDGYDMIQWSVYGRMVNGFDDAEKHMKRLANNLPKEGSIRCLQVSEKQFANMKLLVGLQSFQEKKVNANQMLLF; encoded by the coding sequence ATGAGCCAAATTACTCGTCGATATATGCGTCTACTTGTTTTCTTTGACTTGCCAGTTACGACTCGGGAAAAACGTCGGACATATACTATTTTCCGTCGGTTTCTGATTCAGGACGGTTACGACATGATCCAGTGGTCGGTTTACGGGCGAATGGTGAATGGTTTCGATGATGCGGAAAAGCACATGAAACGTCTCGCCAACAATCTTCCAAAAGAGGGCTCGATACGCTGTCTTCAGGTTAGCGAGAAGCAGTTTGCCAATATGAAGTTGCTGGTCGGGTTGCAAAGTTTTCAGGAAAAGAAGGTCAATGCCAACCAGATGCTGCTTTTTTGA
- the cas1 gene encoding type II CRISPR-associated endonuclease Cas1, protein MVIANPAALTLDNGAIGIRQAGQSARVMLEDINVLILDHPQISLTAPLLAACAEACVAVLTVDAAHLPNGVLLSYLPHSRALKVMTAQLAIGLPTRKCLWRHIVKMKIMNQAAILKIVGRDESGQRLFKLARTLRSGDPDNHEAQAAQVYFRHIFHANFNRGQSCFYNAALNYGYAVIRAAIARSLTSYGFLPAFGIFHHNEQNAFNLADDLIEPYRPFVDAVVLHHYPDEPERELAPADKARLVKVLHQDIRISSHRAEEGRCTLMAAVDATVSSLSGIVLNGTRIESLVLPLFDVSVHDDL, encoded by the coding sequence GTGGTTATTGCTAATCCAGCCGCGCTGACGCTGGACAATGGTGCCATTGGCATTCGGCAAGCAGGGCAAAGCGCGAGAGTGATGCTCGAAGACATTAATGTTCTGATACTGGATCATCCTCAGATCAGTCTGACTGCTCCACTTCTTGCGGCTTGCGCCGAAGCCTGCGTGGCTGTCTTGACCGTCGACGCGGCTCATTTGCCTAATGGTGTGCTGCTGTCGTACTTGCCGCATAGCCGGGCATTAAAAGTGATGACCGCACAATTGGCTATTGGCCTGCCGACGCGGAAATGTCTGTGGCGACATATTGTGAAAATGAAAATTATGAATCAGGCAGCCATACTAAAGATTGTGGGGCGAGATGAATCTGGACAGCGCTTGTTTAAATTGGCCAGGACGTTACGTTCGGGTGATCCGGATAACCATGAAGCGCAAGCTGCACAAGTTTATTTTCGACATATTTTTCATGCTAATTTTAATCGAGGACAAAGTTGTTTTTATAATGCGGCATTAAATTATGGTTATGCAGTGATTCGCGCTGCAATTGCCAGATCGCTGACGAGTTATGGATTTTTACCGGCATTCGGAATTTTTCACCATAACGAACAGAACGCTTTTAATCTCGCGGATGACTTGATTGAACCGTACCGGCCTTTTGTAGATGCTGTTGTGTTGCACCATTATCCGGATGAGCCTGAACGCGAACTGGCGCCAGCTGACAAAGCCAGGCTTGTTAAGGTACTGCACCAGGATATCAGGATTTCAAGTCATCGTGCAGAAGAAGGGCGCTGCACATTAATGGCTGCAGTGGATGCAACGGTGTCAAGTCTTTCGGGTATCGTATTGAATGGTACCCGGATTGAAAGCCTGGTTTTGCCGCTGTTTGATGTTTCAGTTCATGACGATTTGTGA
- a CDS encoding BCCT family transporter, translating to MVTTLSAPVVIPSLLAVGVLLLLCAVWPQEADDLFSQGQRWVSHHFDWFYSLAVTVFLVFLIVVAASRFGDIRLGPDDAKPEFSFISWSAMLFAAGMGIGLMYFGVGEPMQHYLKPPTVAGSTPAAAREAMLTTFFHWGFHAWAVYGVMGLVLAYFGFRYNLPLTMRSGLYPLLRHRINGVWGHTVDAFALVATIAGIATTLGYGVLQLSAGLHQVGGWNTDSDWFRTALVLAVVVLAGLSAATGLDRGVRRLSEINLTLAFLLLAFVIVTGPTVFLFQALSENIGNYLSSAVALSLHTFAYEPAREANWFGNWTILYWAWWISWSPFVGMFIARISRGRTIRQFVVGVLLVPTAFNLLWMTAFGNSAIWLDTHVALGGLAQTATNVDALLFHFFEYFPLTKLLSWLAIVLIAVFFVTSADSGAFVIDTIASRGAVNSPLWQRLFWAAVLGATATILLAAGGLKALQAVTLVAALPVALIMLALCYGLWQGLRADRAHYSQDLAPSTNFWSGRHWRRRLEQMVHQTTEPQVRQFLRETVLPAFQDVAAELRGTGADAVIHQDENDGSMRLIVPHDGLRDFVYGVRPVRKTLPAFLVRNAADPEAQGHIHEPVTFFEDGREGYDIQYLRQEEVIADILRQYERYLSLNADQRTHLLSRAPGHTEARKAAPD from the coding sequence ATCGTCACGACGCTGTCCGCTCCCGTCGTCATCCCATCATTGCTAGCCGTGGGTGTCTTGCTGCTGTTGTGCGCAGTCTGGCCTCAGGAGGCCGATGATCTTTTCTCTCAGGGGCAACGGTGGGTCAGCCATCATTTCGACTGGTTTTATTCCCTGGCCGTTACGGTTTTCCTTGTTTTTCTCATCGTGGTGGCGGCAAGCCGCTTCGGTGATATTCGTCTCGGTCCGGATGACGCCAAGCCCGAGTTCAGCTTTATTTCCTGGAGTGCGATGCTGTTCGCGGCAGGCATGGGTATTGGCCTGATGTATTTCGGCGTGGGCGAGCCGATGCAACATTATCTGAAGCCGCCCACCGTTGCGGGCAGCACGCCTGCGGCAGCCCGTGAAGCGATGCTCACGACGTTTTTCCACTGGGGTTTTCATGCATGGGCCGTGTATGGCGTGATGGGGCTGGTGCTAGCGTATTTCGGCTTTCGCTACAACTTGCCGCTCACCATGCGTTCGGGGCTCTACCCGTTATTGCGGCACCGGATCAATGGGGTTTGGGGTCACACCGTCGATGCTTTTGCGCTTGTCGCAACCATCGCCGGGATTGCCACGACGCTGGGCTATGGCGTGCTTCAGTTGAGCGCGGGCCTGCATCAGGTGGGGGGCTGGAATACCGATTCTGACTGGTTCCGCACGGCGCTGGTGCTGGCTGTTGTGGTGCTGGCGGGTCTTTCGGCGGCTACGGGGCTTGACCGGGGCGTGCGGCGTCTGAGTGAAATCAATCTCACGCTCGCATTCTTGCTGCTGGCGTTTGTGATCGTTACGGGCCCTACAGTGTTTTTGTTTCAGGCACTGAGCGAAAACATCGGCAACTATTTATCGAGCGCGGTTGCCCTGTCGTTGCATACCTTTGCCTATGAGCCAGCGCGTGAGGCCAACTGGTTTGGCAACTGGACGATTCTCTACTGGGCGTGGTGGATTTCCTGGTCGCCGTTTGTCGGCATGTTTATCGCGCGTATTTCGCGGGGGCGCACGATTCGTCAGTTTGTCGTGGGTGTGTTGCTGGTGCCGACGGCGTTCAATCTGCTCTGGATGACGGCATTTGGTAATAGCGCAATCTGGCTGGATACGCACGTGGCACTGGGAGGGCTGGCGCAAACGGCGACCAACGTCGATGCGCTGCTGTTTCATTTCTTCGAATATTTCCCGCTGACGAAGCTGTTGTCGTGGTTGGCCATCGTACTGATCGCGGTCTTTTTTGTGACGTCGGCGGATTCAGGGGCGTTTGTGATCGACACCATTGCATCGCGCGGGGCGGTGAACTCGCCGCTCTGGCAGCGCTTGTTCTGGGCGGCGGTGCTGGGCGCGACGGCGACGATCCTGCTGGCGGCGGGCGGCTTGAAAGCCTTGCAGGCGGTGACGCTGGTGGCGGCGTTGCCCGTTGCCCTCATCATGCTGGCGCTGTGTTATGGGCTGTGGCAAGGCTTGAGGGCCGACCGGGCGCATTATTCGCAGGATCTCGCGCCTTCGACGAATTTCTGGAGCGGACGGCATTGGCGGCGGCGTCTGGAGCAGATGGTGCATCAGACGACCGAGCCCCAGGTGCGTCAATTCTTGCGCGAAACGGTGTTGCCCGCCTTTCAGGACGTGGCGGCCGAATTGCGCGGGACAGGCGCTGACGCGGTGATTCATCAGGATGAAAACGACGGCTCAATGCGTTTGATCGTGCCGCACGATGGCTTGCGTGATTTTGTTTATGGGGTGCGTCCGGTGCGCAAAACGTTGCCTGCGTTTCTGGTTCGCAATGCGGCTGACCCGGAGGCCCAGGGGCATATCCATGAACCGGTGACTTTCTTCGAGGATGGCCGGGAAGGCTACGACATCCAGTATTTGCGTCAGGAAGAAGTCATCGCCGATATCCTGCGCCAGTATGAGCGCTACCTGTCGCTCAACGCGGATCAGCGCACGCATTTGTTGAGCCGTGCGCCGGGACATACGGAGGCGCGGAAAGCGGCTCCCGATTGA